One stretch of Juglans microcarpa x Juglans regia isolate MS1-56 chromosome 3D, Jm3101_v1.0, whole genome shotgun sequence DNA includes these proteins:
- the LOC121255695 gene encoding cyclase-associated protein 1-like, whose amino-acid sequence MEDKLIARLESAVARLEALSTGFTSRGATEIGGETPLDPSIVAFDDLIGQYLGRVSSAAEKIGGQVLEVTKVLQEAFNVQRELLIKAKQTQKPDLKGLAEFLHPLNEVIMKANALTEGRRSDFFNHLKSAADSLSALAWIAYSGKECGMSMPIAHVEESWQMAEFYNNKILVEYRSKDPNHVEWAKAIKELYLPGLRDYVKSNYPLGPVWSPTGKPVAAPPKAPTAAAPAPPPPPASLFSSESSQASSSRPKEGMAAVFQEISSGKPVTSGLRKVTNDMKTKNRSDRTGVVGASEKGRTSSPTFSKAGPPKLELQMGRKWVVENQIGKKQLIIDDCDAKQSVYVYGCKDSVLQIQGKVNNITVDKCTKMGVVFADVVAACEIVNCNGVEVQCQGSAPTISVDNTAGCQLYLSKESLGASITTAKSSEINVLVPGAEPDGDWGEHALPQQFIHVFKDGHFETTPVSHSGG is encoded by the exons ATGGAGGATAAACTGATAGCTCGGCTGGAGTCTGCGGTGGCTCGGCTGGAGGCGCTATCGACCGGGTTCACCTCGAGAGGTGCAACTGAAATTGGCGGAGAAACGCCGTTGGATCCGTCGATTGTGGCTTTCGATGATCTGATTGGGCAGTATTTGGGTAGGGTTTCGAGCGCTGCTGAGAAGATTGGGGGACAGGTGTTGGAGGTCACCAAGGTACTGCAAGAAGCTTTTAATGTTCAGAGGGAGCTTCTCATCAAGGCCAAACAAACTCAG AAACCTGATCTTAAGGGGTTGGCTGAATTTCTCCATCCATTGAATGAAGTGATCATGAAAGCAAATGCATTAACCGAAGGAAGGCGATCCGATTTCTTCAACCACTTGAAGTCTGCTGCCGACAGTCTTTCGGCTTTGGCATGGATTGCATATTCTGGCAAAGAGTGTG GTATGAGCATGCCGATTGCACATGTGGAAGAAAGTTGGCAAATGGCTGAATTTTACAACAACAAG ATTCTTGTAGAGTACAGAAGCAAAGACCCAAATCACGTTGAGTGGGCCAAAGCCATTAAGGAACTGTATTTACCTGGCTTGAGAGATTATGTTAAGAGTAACTATCCTTTGGGCCCAGTTTGGAGTCCTACTGGAAAACCTGTTGCTGCTCCACCAAAAGCTCCTACAGCAGCAGCCCCTGcccctcctcctccaccagCTTCTCTCTTCAGTTCAGAATCTTCTCAGGCTTCATCATCACGCCCAAAAGAAGGAATGGCTGCtgtttttcaagaaattagCTCAGGGAAGCCTGTGACTTCGG GTCTGAGAAAGGTCACCAATGATATGAAGACAAAGAACCGATCTGATAGAACTGGTGTTGTTGGTGCTAGTGAGAAAGGTCGTACAAGCTCGCCTACTTTTTCTAAAGCTGGTCCACCAAAGTTAGAGCTTCAAATGGGTCGTAA GTGGGTTGTTGAGAATCAAATTGGGAAAAAACAGTTGATTATTGATGACTGTGATGCAAAACAATCTGTATATGTGTATGGATGCAAAGATTCTGTCTTGCAGATTCAAG GGAAAGTCAACAATATAACAGTTGACAAGTGCACTAAGATGGGAGTTGTATTTGCG GATGTCGTAGCTGCTTGTGAGATTGTAAATTGCAATGGTGTTGAGGTGCAATGCCAG GGTTCAGCTCCAACAATTTCAGTTGACAATACAGCAGGCTGCCAATTGTATTTAAGCAAGGAATCTCTTGGGGCATCTATAACAACAGCAAAGTCAAGTGAGATAAATGTATTGGTACCAGGTGCTGAGCCTGATGGTGATTGG GGAGAGCATGCGTTGCCACAACAGTTCATTCATGTGTTCAAAGACGGTCACTTCGAAACTACTCCAGTCTCTCACTCTGGAGGTTAA
- the LOC121256254 gene encoding LOW QUALITY PROTEIN: probable receptor-like serine/threonine-protein kinase At4g34500 (The sequence of the model RefSeq protein was modified relative to this genomic sequence to represent the inferred CDS: inserted 1 base in 1 codon) gives MSVSGEVQASDDSLPHKLNSKTSFLGLKLYFVIGILLLCAIAVFLVIFIYFSLNKKYRKRKMRVKHSSGLIPLVSKEIVEIKSLNREVNYEKAEVKISNADLKEPEVEVEIKGGKRSGESEVSGGSRSDVSVDPENIGWGRWYSLKELEMATRGFAVENVIGEGGYGIVYRGILQDGSVVAVKNLLNNKGQAEKEFKVEVEAIGKVRHKNLVGLIGYCAEGAQRMLVYEYVDNGNLEQWLHGDVGSVSPLTWDIRMRIAIGTAKGLSYLHEGLEPKVVHRDVKSSNILLDRKWNPKVSDFGLAKLLGSEASYVTTRVMGTFGYVSPEYASTGMLSEXSDVYSFGVLLMEIITGRSPIDYSRPAGEMNLVDWFKGMVASRRGEELVDPLIEVQPPPRGLKRALLVCLRCIDLDINKRPKMGQIVHMLEADDFPFRSEIRSAREKDPIPSGADLSTKTEHTYKNGGLVI, from the exons ATGTCGGTTTCCGGTGAAGTCCAAGCCTCCGATGACTCTCTCCCCCACAAGCTCAACTCCAAGACCTCATTTCTCGGCCTGAAACTGTACTTCGTGATCGGAATTCTCTTGCTTTGTGCGATCGCAGTTTTCCTAGTGatctttatctatttttctctGAACAAAAAATATCGGAAGCGCAAAATGCGTGTGAAGCATAGCTCGGGGCTAATACCGCTGGTCTCCAAGGAGATCGTGGAGATCAAGTCCTTGAATCGCGAAGTCAATTATGAGAAGGCGGAGGTCAAAATTAGTAATGCGGATTTGAAAGAGCCGGAGGTTGAGGTTGAGATTAAAGGAGGAAAAAGGAGTGGAGAGAGTGAGGTGTCCGGGGGAAGCCGGAGTGACGTTTCGGTGGATCCTGAGAACATCGGGTGGGGCCGCTGGTACAGCTTGAAGGAGCTGGAGATGGCTACACGTGGATTCGCCGTGGAGAACGTGATCGGAGAGGGAGGTTATGGTATTGTTTACAGAGGAATCTTGCAGGACGGGTCGGTGGTGGCCGTGAAGAACCTTCTTAACAACAA GGGTCAGGCAGAGAAGGAGTTCAAGGTGGAAGTTGAAGCCATAGGGAAAGTAAGGCATAAGAACTTGGTGGGTCTAATCGGCTATTGTGCTGAAGGTGCGCAAAG GATGCTTGTGTACGAGTACGTTGATAATGGCAATTTGGAGCAGTGGTTGCATGGTGATGTTGGCTCAGTTAGCCCACTGACCTGGGATATTCGAATGAGGATTGCCATTGGCACAGCAAAAGG GCTATCCTATTTGCACGAAGGATTAGAACCCAAAGTCGTACATCGCGATGTAAAATCCAGTAACATTCTTCTAGATAGAAAATGGAACCCCAAAGTGTCGGATTTTGGACTGGCCAAGCTCTTGGGATCAGAGGCAAGCTATGTGACTACTCGTGTAATGGGGACCTTTGG ATACGTATCTCCCGAGTATGCAAGCACGGGTATGCTTAGTG GGAGTGATGTGTATAGCTTTGGGGTTTTACTCATGGAGATAATTACAGGAAGAAGCCCGATTGATTATTCAAGACCAGCTGGAGAG ATGAACTTGGTTGATTGGTTTAAAGGGATGGTAGCAAGTCGTCGTGGAGAAGAGCTTGTGGACCCCTTGATTGAGGTTCAGCCCCCTCCCAGAGGTTTAAAGCGGGCATTGCTGGTTTGTCTCCGGTGTATAGACTTGGATATCAACAAGCGTCCCAAGATGGGGCAAATTGTTCATATGCTCGAGGCAGATGACTTCCCTTTTCGTTCG GAAATTCGATCGGCACGGGAGAAAGACCCCATCCCATCCGGTGCAGATTTGTCCACTAAAACTGAGCATACATACAAGAATGGCGGGTTGGTGATATAG
- the LOC121255650 gene encoding uncharacterized protein At1g01500-like isoform X2: MENSYETSNGNGLTDNGHMVMRNPSCKPCVKVSLPWLDLRVFYVRVSKCEIDDSTPEYLTLNHVPLNRDTLLEVNGVRTSIYSDGVSTLLRRDRLDKRSEEATFVSTDSIRMTGSVKFEVFDQDLLLLSGVLELCTSNGFVSESNHQGQEWSMNCESDVTGGTGFFKGKPVLGPELASPIIEVYIAGSCLGTPIILTKTLQLGHRKKHVRKGRLDSIPEYEAAEGQKDDPSRLALQVSEFPYDKPGSEDDYNSRYSGTAYFEGEDGELSWFNAGVRVGVGIGLSICLGVGIGVGLLARTYQGTTRNFRRRLP, from the exons ATGGAGAATTCTTATGAGACGTCTAATGGGAATGGGCTGACTGACAATGGCCACATGGTCATGAGGAACCCTTCTTGTAAACCCTGCGTAAAGGTTTCTCTACCTTGGCTTGATTTGAGAGTTTTTTATGTTCGAGTTAGCAAATGCGAGATTGATGATTCCACTCCTGAGTACCTCACACTAAACCATGTTCCACTCAACCGTGATACTCTTCTTGAAGTCAATGGTGTTAGAACAAGCATATATTCTGATGGGGTGTCAACCCTTCTTAGAAGGGATCGATTGGATAAGAGGTCTGAAGAAGCTACTTTTGTGAGCACTGATAGTATCAGGATGACAGGAAGTGTGAAATTTGAGGTCTTTGATCAAGATCTTCTCTTGTTATCTGGGGTTTTGGAATTGTGTACTAGTAATGGTTTTGTCAGTGAATCAAATCATCAGGGCCAGGAATGGAGCATGAACTGTGAATCTGACGTGACTGGGGGTACTGGTTTCTTTAAGGGAAAACCAGTGTTGGGGCCAGAATTGGCTTCACCAATAATTGAGGTCTACATTGCAGGGTCCTGTTTGGGCACTCCAATTATCTTAACAAAAACTCTGCAACTGGGTCATCGAAAAAAGCATGTGAGGAAGGGCAGGTTGGATTCAATACCCGAGTATGAGGCAGCTGAAGGACAGAAAGATGATCCTTCCAGGCTTGCTTTGCAG GTGTCAGAATTTCCATATGACAAACCAGGAAGCGAAGATGATTACAACAGCCGGTACTCTGGGACAGCATATTTTGAAGGTGAAGATGGAGAGCTTTCATGGTTCAATGCTGGTGTAAGAGTGGGTGTTGGGATTGGCCTTAGCATTTGTCTTGGAGTTGGAATTGGTGTGGGCTTGCTAGCCCGAACCTACCAAGGCACCACCCGCAACTTTCGAAGGCGGCTACCGTAA
- the LOC121255650 gene encoding uncharacterized protein At1g01500-like isoform X1 encodes MENSYETSNGNGLTDNGHMVMRNPSCKPCVKVSLPWLDLRVFYVRVSKCEIDDSTPEYLTLNHVPLNRDTLLEVNGVRTSIYSDGVSTLLRRDRLDKRSEEATFVSTDSIRMTGSVKFEVFDQDLLLLSGVLELCTSNGFVSESNHQGQEWSMNCESDVTGGTGFFKGKPVLGPELASPIIEVYIAGSCLGTPIILTKTLQLGHRKKHVRKGRLDSIPEYEAAEGQKDDPSRLALQVPLCQSNFVSEFPYDKPGSEDDYNSRYSGTAYFEGEDGELSWFNAGVRVGVGIGLSICLGVGIGVGLLARTYQGTTRNFRRRLP; translated from the exons ATGGAGAATTCTTATGAGACGTCTAATGGGAATGGGCTGACTGACAATGGCCACATGGTCATGAGGAACCCTTCTTGTAAACCCTGCGTAAAGGTTTCTCTACCTTGGCTTGATTTGAGAGTTTTTTATGTTCGAGTTAGCAAATGCGAGATTGATGATTCCACTCCTGAGTACCTCACACTAAACCATGTTCCACTCAACCGTGATACTCTTCTTGAAGTCAATGGTGTTAGAACAAGCATATATTCTGATGGGGTGTCAACCCTTCTTAGAAGGGATCGATTGGATAAGAGGTCTGAAGAAGCTACTTTTGTGAGCACTGATAGTATCAGGATGACAGGAAGTGTGAAATTTGAGGTCTTTGATCAAGATCTTCTCTTGTTATCTGGGGTTTTGGAATTGTGTACTAGTAATGGTTTTGTCAGTGAATCAAATCATCAGGGCCAGGAATGGAGCATGAACTGTGAATCTGACGTGACTGGGGGTACTGGTTTCTTTAAGGGAAAACCAGTGTTGGGGCCAGAATTGGCTTCACCAATAATTGAGGTCTACATTGCAGGGTCCTGTTTGGGCACTCCAATTATCTTAACAAAAACTCTGCAACTGGGTCATCGAAAAAAGCATGTGAGGAAGGGCAGGTTGGATTCAATACCCGAGTATGAGGCAGCTGAAGGACAGAAAGATGATCCTTCCAGGCTTGCTTTGCAGGTACCCCTTTGCCAATCTAATTTT GTGTCAGAATTTCCATATGACAAACCAGGAAGCGAAGATGATTACAACAGCCGGTACTCTGGGACAGCATATTTTGAAGGTGAAGATGGAGAGCTTTCATGGTTCAATGCTGGTGTAAGAGTGGGTGTTGGGATTGGCCTTAGCATTTGTCTTGGAGTTGGAATTGGTGTGGGCTTGCTAGCCCGAACCTACCAAGGCACCACCCGCAACTTTCGAAGGCGGCTACCGTAA
- the LOC121254973 gene encoding glucan endo-1,3-beta-D-glucosidase-like isoform X1 — protein MPTLLLLSLFLIYLSLFILSAFNFAESQPFIGINYGQVANNLPPPTATANLLNSTTVGKIRLYGADPAIIKALSNTGIGIVIGATNGEIPALASNPDAAMRWVNSYVLPYYPASNIILITVGNEVITSTDQDLISQLLPAMKNVQNALNSVLLGGKVKVSTVHSMSALSRSYPPSSGSFNPVYQDTMRGLLEFQRENGSPFAINPYPFFAYKSDPRPEMLAFCLFQPNSGQTDSGTGITYVNMFDAQLDAVRSALNAMGFKDTEITIAETGWPYSGDSNEAGPSVENAKTYNGNLIAHLRSMAGTPLMPGKSVDTYIFALYDENLKPGPPSERSFGLYKLPDLTMIYDVGLSKKSSEVRLYIYIVTILILVRVLVSCPDHHHQTPSPTQVIPSPKTTGTSFWCVPKAGVSDAQLKANLDYSCSQGIDCRPIQPGGACFEPNTLFSHASYAMNLYYQTAGKNPWNCDFSQTATLTSISPSYNACNYPG, from the exons ATGCCAACGCTCTTACTGCTTTCATTGTTTCTGATCTATCTCTCCCTCTTCATCCTCTCCGCTTTCAACTTCGCAG AGTCCCAGCCATTCATTGGCATCAACTACGGCCAAGTCGCCAACAACCTTCCACCACCTACGGCCACCGCGAACCTCCTCAACTCCACCACCGTCGGAAAAATCAGGCTCTACGGCGCCGACCCCGCCATCATCAAGGCCCTCTCCAACACTGGCATCGGTATAGTTATCGGGGCCACCAACGGCGAGATTCCAGCGCTGGCCTCCAATCCCGACGCAGCGATGCGGTGGGTTAACTCGTACGTCCTCCCCTACTACCCTGCCAGCAACATCATCCTCATCACCGTGGGCAATGAGGTCATAACCTCCACGGATCAGGACTTGATCTCTCAGCTCCTTCCTGCCATGAAGAATGTCCAGAACGCCCTCAACTCGGTCTTACTCGGCGGTAAGGTGAAGGTATCGACGGTTCACTCCATGTCCGCGTTGTCTCGGTCCTACCCTCCCTCGTCCGGTTCTTTCAATCCCGTCTACCAGGACACCATGAGGGGCTTGTTGGAGTTCCAGAGGGAGAATGGCTCCCCCTTCGCCATCAACCCCTACCCTTTCTTCGCCTACAAGAGCGATCCCAGGCCTGAAATGCTTGCGTTCTGCCTGTTCCAGCCCAACTCAGGACAGACCGACTCGGGAACTGGAATCACGTACGTGAATATGTTCGATGCTCAG TTAGATGCTGTACGGTCTGCTTTGAATGCGATGGGCTTCAAGGATACTGAGATTACGATTGCTGAGACCGGTTGGCCGTACAGTGGGGACAGTAATGAAGCAGGACCCAGTGTTGAGAATGCCAAGACCTACAATGGGAATTTGATTGCCCACCTAAGATCAATGGCTGGGACTCCTTTAATGCCTGGAAAATCAGTGGATACATATATCTTTGCTCTGTATGATGAGAATTTAAAACCAGGACCGCCCTCTGAACGATCTTTTGGACTTTACAAGCTGCCTGATCTTACCATGATCTATGATGTTGGCCTTTCAAAGAAAAGTAGCGAGgtgagactatatatatatatagtaacaatattaatattggtTCGAGTTCTTGTCTCATgtcctgatcatcatcatcagactCCATCGCCAACCCAAGTGATTCCATCACCAAAAACAACAGGAACAAGCTTCTGGTGCGTTCCCAAGGCTGGCGTTTCTGATGCTCAACTGAAGGCAAATCTTGACTATTCCTGTAGCCAAGGTATTGATTGCAGGCCGATCCAACCAGGAGGCGCCTGCTTTGAACCGAACACATTATTTTCACATGCTTCCTATGCCATGAATCTCTATTACCAAACTGCTGGGAAGAATCCATGGAACTGCGATTTCTCACAGACGGCAACCCTCACATCCATTAGTCCTA GTTACAATGCTTGCAATTATCCTGGTTGA
- the LOC121254973 gene encoding glucan endo-1,3-beta-D-glucosidase-like isoform X2, whose protein sequence is MPTLLLLSLFLIYLSLFILSAFNFAESQPFIGINYGQVANNLPPPTATANLLNSTTVGKIRLYGADPAIIKALSNTGIGIVIGATNGEIPALASNPDAAMRWVNSYVLPYYPASNIILITVGNEVITSTDQDLISQLLPAMKNVQNALNSVLLGGKVKVSTVHSMSALSRSYPPSSGSFNPVYQDTMRGLLEFQRENGSPFAINPYPFFAYKSDPRPEMLAFCLFQPNSGQTDSGTGITYVNMFDAQLDAVRSALNAMGFKDTEITIAETGWPYSGDSNEAGPSVENAKTYNGNLIAHLRSMAGTPLMPGKSVDTYIFALYDENLKPGPPSERSFGLYKLPDLTMIYDVGLSKKSSETPSPTQVIPSPKTTGTSFWCVPKAGVSDAQLKANLDYSCSQGIDCRPIQPGGACFEPNTLFSHASYAMNLYYQTAGKNPWNCDFSQTATLTSISPSYNACNYPG, encoded by the exons ATGCCAACGCTCTTACTGCTTTCATTGTTTCTGATCTATCTCTCCCTCTTCATCCTCTCCGCTTTCAACTTCGCAG AGTCCCAGCCATTCATTGGCATCAACTACGGCCAAGTCGCCAACAACCTTCCACCACCTACGGCCACCGCGAACCTCCTCAACTCCACCACCGTCGGAAAAATCAGGCTCTACGGCGCCGACCCCGCCATCATCAAGGCCCTCTCCAACACTGGCATCGGTATAGTTATCGGGGCCACCAACGGCGAGATTCCAGCGCTGGCCTCCAATCCCGACGCAGCGATGCGGTGGGTTAACTCGTACGTCCTCCCCTACTACCCTGCCAGCAACATCATCCTCATCACCGTGGGCAATGAGGTCATAACCTCCACGGATCAGGACTTGATCTCTCAGCTCCTTCCTGCCATGAAGAATGTCCAGAACGCCCTCAACTCGGTCTTACTCGGCGGTAAGGTGAAGGTATCGACGGTTCACTCCATGTCCGCGTTGTCTCGGTCCTACCCTCCCTCGTCCGGTTCTTTCAATCCCGTCTACCAGGACACCATGAGGGGCTTGTTGGAGTTCCAGAGGGAGAATGGCTCCCCCTTCGCCATCAACCCCTACCCTTTCTTCGCCTACAAGAGCGATCCCAGGCCTGAAATGCTTGCGTTCTGCCTGTTCCAGCCCAACTCAGGACAGACCGACTCGGGAACTGGAATCACGTACGTGAATATGTTCGATGCTCAG TTAGATGCTGTACGGTCTGCTTTGAATGCGATGGGCTTCAAGGATACTGAGATTACGATTGCTGAGACCGGTTGGCCGTACAGTGGGGACAGTAATGAAGCAGGACCCAGTGTTGAGAATGCCAAGACCTACAATGGGAATTTGATTGCCCACCTAAGATCAATGGCTGGGACTCCTTTAATGCCTGGAAAATCAGTGGATACATATATCTTTGCTCTGTATGATGAGAATTTAAAACCAGGACCGCCCTCTGAACGATCTTTTGGACTTTACAAGCTGCCTGATCTTACCATGATCTATGATGTTGGCCTTTCAAAGAAAAGTAGCGAG actCCATCGCCAACCCAAGTGATTCCATCACCAAAAACAACAGGAACAAGCTTCTGGTGCGTTCCCAAGGCTGGCGTTTCTGATGCTCAACTGAAGGCAAATCTTGACTATTCCTGTAGCCAAGGTATTGATTGCAGGCCGATCCAACCAGGAGGCGCCTGCTTTGAACCGAACACATTATTTTCACATGCTTCCTATGCCATGAATCTCTATTACCAAACTGCTGGGAAGAATCCATGGAACTGCGATTTCTCACAGACGGCAACCCTCACATCCATTAGTCCTA GTTACAATGCTTGCAATTATCCTGGTTGA
- the LOC121255636 gene encoding BTB/POZ domain-containing protein At1g63850-like, giving the protein MIVAGLKKRQRVATTSASSVFFNDPSTADVILRLFITPSPFESSATATPDSDDTSSNHKYDDVQIHLHSHILHRSKYFSALLSDRWQPTHNLKNNSSNLKPLNLNLGISSSSGSLQSHLTVLQLLYSSDLSGSIDSASTALDLLPVALELLFEDCVRSCVQFLEVVPWTEDEEKRVLNIIPFLKEEESKELLARVLPGRNDSCDEMLRGLVLSAIHNYPNVAFVKAFVAKILRDFSSMESAKRVLESAFETSLKVVKESLEEYSSPDFRGDHNETEAIQRLNLHTAMTNGRHLLWLVERMIELRVADTAVNEWSNQAAFTADLQRAFRDDAWRNIVPGLPAVVLRCTSKLANAVAAGNILATRQVRKKLVKDWLPVLIACKDNVSPMSPGNKSLYLELEETFLRIISTLPMSDAQELLQQCLSFSTRNVEDCPHLFTAFNTWFRRAARPPGTGTDGLC; this is encoded by the exons ATGATAGTTGCCGGACTCAAGAAAAGGCAGCGGGTGGCCACCACCTCCGCCTCCTCAGTATTCTTTAACGATCCCTCCACCGCAGACGTCATACTCCGCCTCTTCATTACACCCTCCCCATTCGAATCCTCCGCCACCGCCACTCCAGATTCCGACGACACCTCTTCCAACCACAAATACGACGACGTTCAGATCCACCTCCACTCACACATCCTCCACCGCTCCAAATACTTCTCCGCCCTCTTATCCGACAGATGGCAGCCAACCCACAACCTTAAGAACAACAGTTCCAATCTCAAACCCTTAAATCTCAACCTTGGAATCTCTTCCTCCTCTGGGTCCCTCCAGTCCCACCTCACCGTTCTCCAACTCCTCTACAGTTCCGATCTCTCCGGTTCCATCGATAGCGCCTCCACCGCCCTCGATCTCCTCCCCGTCGCCCTCGAGCTCCTCTTCGAGGACTGCGTCAGGTCCTGCGTCCAGTTCCTCGAGGTTGTGCCATGGACCGAGGACGAAGAGAAGCGAGTTTTAAATATAATCCCATTTCTGAAGGAGGAAGAGAGCAAGGAACTCCTTGCTAGGGTCTTGCCCGGTCGGAACGATTCGTGCGACGAAATGCTCCGAGGCCTGGTGTTGTCCGCCATTCACAATTATCCGAACGTGGCGTTCGTGAAGGCCTTCGTGGCGAAGATTCTGAGGGATTTCTCGTCGATGGAATCGGCCAAGAGGGTATTGGAGAGTGCGTTCGAGACGAGCTTGAAGGTCGTGAAGGAGTCGCTGGAGGAGTACTCGAGCCCGGACTTCAGAGGGGATCATAACGAGACCGAGGCGATTCAGAGGCTCAATCTGCACACGGCGATGACCAACGGCAGACATTTGCTGTGGTTGGTGGAGAGGATGATCGAACTGAGGGTGGCCGATACAGCGGTCAATGAGTGGAGCAACCAGGCGGCCTTCACGGCCGATTTGCAGAGGGCGTTTCGGGACGATGCGTGGAGGAATATCGTGCCAGGGTTACCGGCTGTTGTGCTGAGATGCACCTCTAAGCTCGCTAATGCTGTCGCTGCGGGCAACATTTTGGCCACCAGACAG gttAGAAAGAAGCTTGTGAAAGATTGGCTTCCTGTTCTTATCGCGTGCAAGGACAATGTGTCGCCCATGTCGCCTGGTAACAAATCACTGTACCTGGAATTGGAAGAGACATTTCTGAGAATAATCTCCACACTGCCCATGTCAGATGCGCAGGAATTGTTGCAGCAGTGCCTCAGCTTTTCGACGCGAAATGTCGAAGATTGCCCTCACTTGTTCACAGCATTCAACACCTGGTTCCGCCGGGCGGCTCGACCTCCAGGAACAGGAACAGACGGCCTCTGTTAG